Proteins found in one Bombus pyrosoma isolate SC7728 unplaced genomic scaffold, ASM1482585v1 HiC_scaffold_4725, whole genome shotgun sequence genomic segment:
- the LOC122577490 gene encoding putative fatty acyl-CoA reductase CG8306, which yields MDTINKETNENGTNEGLNKTNSLEEFYAGSRILVTGATGFVGVGLLEKLMRVCPRVAAIFILIRPKSNETIEQRFEKIIDDPIYDNIKAKHPSVLSKVYPVEGDVSLPHLGLSREDRNLLLEKVNIVFHVATTVRFDEPLHVAVNVNTKDTARVIELWNDLRHRISFVHVGTAYSNANLHEIGEKVYTTCLKPSEVIDMCDKLDKTTINQKSNHGRRDPPHRLNAVDWIFTPTGVCRHPNSYILCRYLLIVGLFLGLFLDIVAAFDTIASSCSA from the exons ATGGATACAatcaataaagaaacgaatgaaaatgggACCAATGAAGGATTGAATAAGACGAATTCGCTCGAGGAATTCTATGCCGGTAGCCGGATCCTTGTGACTGGAGCAACCGGATTCGTGGGAGTAGGTCTACTGGAAAAACTGATGCGCGTGTGTCCACGCGTTGCTGCCATTTTCATACTAATTCGCCCAAAATCTAACGAAACGATAGAACAACGATTTGAGAAGATTATAGATGATCCT ATTTACGATAACATTAAAGCGAAACATCCCTCGGTTTTGAGCAAAGTTTACCCCGTGGAAGGTGACGTGAGTCTGCCGCATTTAGGTCTTTCGcgagaagatagaaatttgCTGTTAGAGAAAGTAAACATAGTGTTTCACGTCGCGACCACTGTGAGATTCGACGAGCCGTTACACGTGGCTGTTAATGTGAATACGAAGGATACTGCTCGTGTGATCGAACTTTGGAACGATCTAAGGCACCGAATTAGCTTCGTCCACGTTGGCACGGCTTATAGTAATGCGAATCTACATGAGATCGGGGAAAAAGTTTATAC CACGTGCTTGAAACCTTCGGAGGTGATCGATATGTGCGACAAATTAGACAAGACGACCATCAATCAAAAGAGTAATCATGGAAGACGAGATCCTCCCCATCGATTGAACGCTGTTGATTGGATTTTTACACCTACTGGCGTTTGTAGACATCCTAATTCATACATCCTATGTCGGTATTTACTTATTGTTGGATTGTTTCTAGGTCTGTTTCTTGATATTGTCGCCGCGTTTGACACAATAGCGTCCTCTTGTTCCGCGTGA